The DNA region GGATCTGCCGGTGATTCGACCGGAGCGGGGATTTTGGCCAGGATATCCAGCACGCGATCGCCCTGTTCGATGGAGGTGTCCAGCACAAACGTCAGGCGGGGGGTGTATTTGAGAATGACCGCTTTCGCGACTTCCGTCTGGACCTCTGAGTGCAGATGCTGAAGCTGGCGCAGGATCTTGCGCCGCTCGTGTTCGTGCCCCCGGATGGACACGAGGACGCGGGCATCGTGGAGATCAGGGCTGACAATGACGTGGGTCACGGTCATGGCTGACATATCGAACTCCGTCTGGTCGATCAGCCGGTAAAGCACCACGCTGATCTCACGACGAAGCAGTTCATTGATTCTGATCAGCCGATCGGTCTTCATAAGTCGCTTACCCCGGGTTACAGGGTTTGGGCGATGCGCTCGACTTCATAGAATTCAAGCACGTCACCTTCCGCAAAGGCCGTGAAGTTGTCCAGCCGGATTCCGCATTCCTGGCTTTCCTTGACCTCGCTGACATCGTTCTGGAACCGGCGCAAGGAGTCGATGCTGCCTTCGAAAAGAACGCTGCCCTTGCGTTTGACCCGCACTTTGAGGCGGGAGGTGATGCGTCCGCTCATGCACATACAGCCGGCGATCACGCCGCCCTTGGACATGGAGAAGACCTGCTTCACTTCGGCCGTTCCCATCATCTTTTCGCGCAGGATGGGGCTCAGCAGGCCAGCCATGGCTTCGCGAACCTGATCAATCAGTTCGTAGATGATGCTGTGGAGCCGGACCTCGACGCCTTCTTTTTTGGCTAATTTGCTGGCATTTTCATCCAGGGATACATGGAATCCGACGACGATGGCGTCACAGGCGGCTGCCAGAAGGACGTCATTGGCCGAAATGGTGCCCACGCCGCCCAGAATGGTGTGGATGGATACCTTGTCGCTATTGATCTGTTTGAGGGCAAAGTCAATGGCTTCCAGCGAGCCTTGCACATCCGACTTGATCAACAACTTGATCTCCAGCCGGTCTTTGTTTTCCTTCAATTGATCGAAGAGCGTATTGAGTGAGGCGCGTTTGGGCGCGGTCAGCTGGACCAGCTTGTTCTTGGCCTGGCATTCCTCAGCCGCCGTCCGCGCGGCGCGGTCAGTGGCGATGATTTCGAACGCCGCCCCGGCATCCGGTACGCCGGACAAGCCCAGGCATTTGACCGGCGTGGAGGCATCGGCCGATTTCACCTTGACGCCATGGTCATTGATCAGGGCGCGAACCCGGCCCCAGTGCGGGCCGCAGAGAATCACGTCCCCGACATTCAGGGTCCCGTTGGTCACCAGCAGATTGGCCGTCGGGCCCATACCGGATTCCAACTGGGATTCAATCACAAACCCCTTGGCGGGCTGATTGGGATTGGTTTTGAGTTCCATCATTTCTGCCTGAAGCAGAATCATTTCAAGTAATTCCGGGACGCCCGCACCGGTCATGGCGCTGACGTGGCAGCAGATGGTTTTTCCGCCCCAGTCTTCCGGCGTCATATTCATGCCCGCCAGTTGCTTTTTAACCTTGTCGGGATTGGCGGTGGGCAGATCCATCTTGTTGATGGCGACAATGATCGGGACATCAGCGGCCTGGGCATGCTTGATGGCTTCGAGGGTTTGCGGCATGAGCCCGTCCCCTGCATCCACCACGATGATGGCGATATCCGTCATATTGGCACCGCGGGCACGCATGGCGCTAAACGCGGCATGGCCGGGGGTATCCAGAAAGGTGATGCTCTTGTCGCCCACCTGTACGGTGGAGGCCCCGATATGCTGGGTAATCCCGCCGGATTCGCCCTTGGCGATGGTGGTATTACGGATCTTGTCGAGGAGCGACGTTTTACCATGGTCAACATGGCCCAGGACGGTCACAACGGGAGGGCGATGGGTTTTGACAACGGCTTTGATCTGTTGGATCACTTCCGCTTCCGTTTCCTTCTTGACCAGCGGCTTGTGTTCGACCTTCTTCTCACGTTCCACGGTAAAGCCGTGTTTTTCAGCCACGCGGGCGGCATCCTTGATGTCGATCTGCTCATTAATGGAGGCCAGGACATTCAGGCGCATTAACTCGGCAATCAACTGGTTGGGACGCACTCCCAAAAATCCAGCGAGATCACGGACTACGATGGGGCCCTTGAGGATAATCACTTTGCTGCCTTCAGCCGGAACTTCGGCCGCAGGAGCGGGCGGAGTCACCTTGACGGGCGCCACGGGGATCGGCGCGGCCGGTTTTTCGACGACGGGTGCAGGTGCAGGTACGGGTTTCGGGGCGGCAGTCGGGGCTGGGCGCGCGGGTTCAACCGCCTTTGGGGCGGGCGTACTCGGGGCCGCCGGAGCTACGGTCACGGGTGCCACGGGTGCCACAGGCGCGGCGGAAACCGGCGTGGCGGTCGCCTTCACTTTGGCTACCACATCCGCCTCTAGCGTGCTCATATGGTTTTTGGCCGGAAGGCCCATGGCAGCTAACTGATCCAACAGGTCTTTACTGTGGATCCCTAATTCCTTGGCTAATTCATGAACTCTCATGGGCTATTCGATGTTCTCCTGTACGGCAGGCTGTGCGGCGGCCGCTGCTTCGTAGATGGTTTTGGCTGTAGCCTGGTCGAATTCGCCAGTCGCTTCAAGGTCGGCCACTTCCGCGGCCAGAATTCCCTCAATATTCAGGAATCCGGCCTGAACCAGTTTCTCCGCATTTGCACGCCCGATACCGGGGATAGCGGCCAAGTCGCAAACGGCTTTCGCCACTTTCTCCTCGAACGAAATATTGCCTTCATCCTTCTGGACGTCAATTTTCCAACCGGTCAGCTTGGAGGAAAGGCGGACATTCTGCCCGCGTTTGCCAATGGCCAGCGAAAGTTGATCCGCTTCCGTGGTGACATGGATGACCCGCGGCTTGTCGGCATCAATCTCAACTTTGGACAGTTTGGCCGGCGAAAGGGCATTGGTGACATAGGTTTTGATATCATCACTGAAGCGGACAATATCGATTTTCTCGCCAGACAGCTCGCGAACGATGTTTTTGACGCGTACGCCGCGCATGCCGACGCAGGCCCCGACGGGATCGACCTTGGAGTCACGCGACATAACGGCAATTTTGGTCCGGAACCCGGCTTCGCGGGCAATGCCCTTGATTTCAACCGTATTATCGGCAATTTCAGCCACTTCCAGCTGGAATAACCGGCGAAGAAAGTCAGGGTGGCTGCGGGACAGCATGATGCTCGGGCCCGAGGCGTTATCCTGAACGGACAGCACCAGCGCGCGCACCTGATCGCCCACCTGGTACATTTCCGTGGAAATACGTTCTTTAGCCGAAAGGATGGCTTCCGCTCGTCCGAGATCCACCACGATGTCGTTGCGTTCAAAGCGGCGGATGGTTCCGCTGACGATATCATTCACCCGGTCCCGGTACTCTTCGAAGACAATATTACGCTCGGCCTGCCGGATTTTCTGCAAAATCGCCTGTTTGGCGGTTTGGGCGGCAATACGCCCGAAATTTTTCGGAGTGACCTCGATTTCGACGTTGTCGCCAAGCTGGGCATCCGGCTTCACCCGGCGTGCTCCCTGGAGCGTGATTTCGTCATGAGGATTATCCACCTTTTCGACCACGAGTACCGTGGCGAAAGCCTTGATATCACAGGTCTTACGATCCATGTGGATGCGCACGTTTTTGGCGGGCCCCACGCTTTTCCGGGAGGCCGACAACAAGGCACTCTCAACCGTGAGAAACAGCGTCTCCCGGTCAATGCCACGTTCTTTTTCAAGGTAACTTAATACCGATGATAATTCACCATTCATAGTCACACCTCACCACAACTTGGAGACCCTACAATACATAAAAGAGTGGGACGTGCCCACTCTTTGCATAATACCCTTTTCGACAAGCCAGCAGAATATAGTCCGGAATACGGCTTGGGTCAAGCGATTTGACCAACAGTAATAAAAAAGGCCGAGGTTTGAGCCCCGGCCTTATAGCGATCAACGAAACTGGTAGATTACCAGCGGCGTTCGCGGCTCTCGAAGCCACCTTCGCGACGGCCACCGCCGCCACCACCTTCAGCGCGGGGACGAGCTTCGTTCACCTTCATTTTGCGACCACCCGCATCCTTGTCGTTCAAGGAATCGATTGCGTTCTGGGCGGCAGCGCTGTCAGGCATGACGACGAAGCCAAACCCTTTTGAACGGCCGGTTTCGCGGTCCTGAATGATGTTGACGGATTCCACAACCCCGTACTGTTCGAACTGAACTTTGAGATCATCCTGAGTCGTCTGATAAGGCAGATTTCCAACGTAAATATTCACTTTTCTATACTCCAAAAATAAAAAAACTTTTTCAAAAACACATCTAAAAACAAAACACATCAACAAAAACTACTATATTCGGTCACCTTCCTGCCCATTCACCTCCGTAAATCACCAGACCGCATATCGGTCCACAGCGGGAGAACCTACTGCATTCCCCCTTAACCTGCAACATAAATTACAATTCTGGACAGATGCCGCTCTTCCAAGCAGGATAGGTGATATGCGAGCGACGGAAACATGGATATCGGACGAACTGGGGTCCCTAAGGGCGGGGGGCTTGGAGCGGACGCTGGTGGCCTATCCCAATGCCGGGGCGGCCATCAGGGCTGGTTCGGCGTTGCTTTTGAATTTTTCGAGCAATGATTATCTCGGCCTGGCCCGGAACCCGGTCGTGCTCGCCGCCGTGGAGGCGGCGGTACGGGGCTATGGGGCCGGGGCGACGGCCTCGCGACTGGTGACCGGAACGCTGGCGTGTCACGAGGAGCTTGAGTCTCAATTGGCGGCGCTGAAGGGCTATCCGGATGCGCTGGTGTTCGGCAGCGGGTATGCGGCGAATATGGGCCTGATCAGTGCGTTGGTGGGGCGGGACGATCATGTCTTTATTGACCGGCTGGCTCATGCCAGTCTGGTGGATGCCGCGGTGCTGAGCCGGGCCCATGTGCACCGGTTTGCGCATAACGACCCTGACGCGTTCCGGAAGGCACTTCACGCCTGTGCCGCCGGGGGGAAGCGCTTGCTGGTGACTGAATCGGTTTTCAGTATGGACGGGGATGTTGCCCCGGTAGCCGCCCTGACGGCGGTGGCTGGAGCGGCCGGGGCCATGGTGCTGGTGGATGAGGCGCATGCCACGGGGGTCTTCGGCCCGGGTGGGGCGGGCGTGATCCGGCAGGCGGGTGTGGAGTCACAGGTGAATTGCTCCATGGGGACGCTGAGTAAGGCCTTGGGCGGCTATGGCGGGTTTGTGGCCTGTTCCGGGGAGATGCGCCGCTGGCTGATCCATAAGGCGCGGGCCTTCATCTATTCCACGGCGTTGCCCCCCGCCATGGTCGGAGCGGCGCTGGGTGCGCTGGAGTGCCTTCGTGCTGATCCGGGGATGGGTCGTCGGCTCCTTGACCGGGCGGCCCTGTTCCGGGTGCGTTTGCAGGAGGTCGGGCTGGATACCGGTCCTTCCGAAAGCCAGATTATCCCGGTGATGGTGGGCGACAATGACCGGGCGCTCCGGTTGCAGCGTCGCTTGGTGGAGCAGGGGATCCTGGCAGTGGCTATCCGGCCACCTACCGTTCCCAAGGGCACGGCCCGCTTGCGGCTTTCGGTGAGCCTGGATCATTCTCCCGAGGTATTGAGCCGGGTCGCAGGCCTCATTGCCGAGGCCGCACAGCGTGAAGGTGTGATTTCATGATATCAGTGGCCCGATCATTTTCCCGTGCGGCGCAGACCTATGAGCGGGGTGCCTCCCTGCACCGGCATGTGGCGGCCCGCCTGATCGAAACCCTGCCTGAGCCGGGCGGTTTCGGGGCCGGCCGTATTCTTGAGGTGGGCTGCGGCTCCGGCGTCCTGACTGAGCCACTTCGCCGGCGCTATCCGGACGCCTCACTATGTGTGATCGACGTGGCGGAGGGAATGGTTGCCGCCGTTCGCGAGCGCTGGGGCGAGGATCCCCGGATGGACTTTGTGGTGGCCGACGTTCGGGAGTTCCTCTCGCCGCAGCCATTTGACCTCATTGTCAGCAGCTCGGCGCTGCATTGGGCGACGCCGCTGGAGCGGACATTCGGCAATTTGAAGAGGCAACTTTCGTTGGAGGGGCAGTGCTGTGCCGCCCTGATGATTGACGGGACCCTGGGTGAACTTCATGCGTTACGCCGCCGGGTGGCGCCAGGCAAGATCCCGGCCGGCCGGTTGCCCACGGGGGCGGAAGTGTTGGCGGCGGCGAAGGCCGCCGGGTTGACCGTGGTGACGAGTACGGAGGAGTGTATCCAGACCCACTACCATTCCGCCGATGATTTCCTGAGCACCCTGCACGCCCAGGGGTTGACCGGCGGGACCGTGTCACGAGCCGCTGCATCGCTTTCCCGGACGGAACTCAAGCGGTTGCGCCGCGAGTATGATGTGGCGTTTCGCGACCAGGGGGATGGCGTCTACGCCAGCTTTGTGGTGCTCTATATGCAGCTCATCGCATCCTGATGATCTGAACTGTGGGAGGGGCGCTACGCGCCGCGACTCTGGCGCTCCCAGACATTCAGAATGAGCCTGTCGCGGCGCATAGCGCCCCTCCCACAAGCTCCGAGTCGCATGAATGAGAACCCGGAAAAAGGATGTGGGGCGAATCATTTTGCGATTTCGGACATCCAGTCCGACGGCTATGCGGATGTGGTCGTCCTGTTCCGGGATCAAGATGTGGCCGCGTTGCTACCCTCCGCTGTGGATGGGGAAGTGGTGGGACTTGAGCTGACCGGAGCCTTGAAGGATGGGACACTGATCACCGGTTCCGACAACATTACAGTACAGGTTAAGAAAGACCGGAAGCACGAGAAACACGAGAAGCAGGACAAGGATAAAGATAGCGATCGGGATCAGAAGAAAGATGGCGAGAAAGGGCGCAAATAGTTCAGCCCATTACGGCAAGGGGTTGTTGGTTATTTGTTAGGGGACATTAAGAGGTTTCCCGGATAACAAATAACCAATACCCATTTTATGCCCCCACGAACGACCGGGCATTCTGGAACATCCGTAGCCAGGGGCCTTCCTCGCCTTTAAACAGACCCTGCGGCTTCCAGGACAACTGCACCGAGCGGAAGGCCCGCTCCGGGTGGGGCATCATGATGGTGACGCGTCCATCCAGGGTGGTCACTCCGGTTAAACCGCCCAGTGATCCGTTCGGGTTAAGGGGATAGATCTCCGTCGGCCGGCCGTAATGATCCACAAAGCGGAGCGCGGCCAGATTCCGCGAGACGATCTCAGCCGCTGAGCCGGTTCGTTCGAAGTTGGTGAAGCCTTCGCCGTGGGCGACTGGAATGGGGATACGGGAGCCGGCCATTCCCTTCAGCAGGATGGAGGGGGACGACTGAATTTCGAGCGTGGCGAAGCGGGCCTCAAATTGCTCAACTTTATTGCGGGTGAAGCGCGGCCAGGCTTCAGCACCGGGAATGATGTCCTTAAGCAGCGAGACCATCTGGCAACCATTGCAGACGCCCAGCGTAAAGGAGTCAGGCCGCTGGAAGAAGGTCTGGAACATATCGCGCAACCGCTCGTTGAACAGAATGCTACGCGCCCAGCCCGCCCCGGCGCCTAGAACGTCGCCATAGGAGAACCCGCCGCAAGCCACTAATCCGGAGAAATTGGCCAGGTTGATGCGATTGGACAGCAGGTCCGTCATGTGGACGTCCACGCTGGTGAAGCCCGCCCGCTCGAACGCGGCCGCCATCTCAATATGGCCATTGATGCCCTGTTCCCGCAGGATCGCCATCTTAGGGCGGTTCCCGCCGATCGCGAACGGCTGGCAGGGATCGTAGGTGAGTTTGAAGGAGAGGCCGGGATCGGCTTCATCCTTCAGCGCATCCAATTCCTGTTGGGCACATTCGGCGTTGTCGCGGCGTGATTGCATCTCATAGGTCAATTCCGACCAGATGTGCTTGAGACCAAGGACCTTCCCCTGATAGATGTTGGCGTCACTCATCTGGATAGTAAGCGATTGATCCGCCACGGGACTGCCCAGAATAAAGGCGAGGCCCCCGAGGTCATGTCGCTTGAGCACCTCATTGACCTCGGCAATATTCTGGTCGGATACCTGGATGACGGCCCCGAGTTCCTCGGAAAACAAAATGGACAGAGGTTCATCCCCGAGTTCGTCGATCTGGATCCGTAGCCCCTGATGAGCCCCGAAGGCCATTTCCGCCAGGGTGGCAAACAATCCGCCATCGGAGCGGTCGTGGTAGGCGAGCAACAGGTTGGTCTGGACCAGTTCCTGCATCGCTGCGTAGAAATTGACCAGATCCGCAGGGCAGTCCAGATCAGGCGGGGTAGCACCCACTTGGTTGTAAACCTGGGCCAGGGCCGAGGCGCCCAGCCGGTTCCGGCCTTTGCCGAGATCCAGCAGGATCAGCACCGAGTCGGCGACCGGCTTGAGTTCGGCGGTAACCGTTTTGCGGACATCCTGCACAGGGGAGAAGGCGCTGACCACCAGGCTGAGGGGGGCCACCTGTTTCTCGGATTTTCCCTTGGAATCCTGCCAGGTCGTGCGCATGGAGAGCGAATCCTTACCCACCGGGATGGAAATCCCGAGTGCCGGGCACAGTTCCAGGCCCACGGCCCGGACGGTATCAAACAGGGCGGCATCTTCGCCTGCTTCACCACAGGCGCACATCCAGTTGGCGGAGAGCTTCACATTCCCGATGGGGCCGGTGAGGGCGCCCGCCATGTTAGTCAGGGCTTCGCCCACCGCCATGCGGCCCGAGGCGGGCGCATTGAGCAGGGCAATGGGGGTGCGTTCGCCCATGGACATGGCTTCGCCGACATAGCCGTCAAACATGGCGGCGGTCACGGCGGCATCGGCAATGGGGGTCTGATAGGGGCCCGTCATCTGGTCGCGGGTGACCATTCCCGTCACGGAGCGGTCGGTGATGGTGATCAGAAAGGTTTTGTTGGCCACGGAGGGCAGGCGGAGAATCCGTTCGGCGGCTTCACTGACGTCAATGCCCGAGAGATCCAGTTCGGCATGGGTTTCCGGCCGGTGGCGGACGTCCCGCAGCATTTTCGGGGGCTTGCCGAAGATGACCTGCAGGTCAATATCAATGGAATTATTTTTGAAATGGGAATCGTGGAGCACCAGCCGCTTGTCGGCGGTGGCCAGTCCGATGACAGCGGCGGGACAGCGTTCACGCCGGCAGAGGGCCATGAAGCCATCCAGGTTTTCCGGCGCCACGGCCAGCACATAGCGCTCCTGCGCCTCGCAACACCAGATTTCCATCGGGCTCATGGAGAGCTCCTCGTTGTGGATCTTGCGGAGTTCAAACCGGCCGCCTGTCTCGGAGACGAGTTCGGGGCAGCCATTGGAGAGGCCGCCCGCGCCGATATCATGAATGCTCACGATCGGATTGGCCTCATTCAGGGCGATACAGGAGTTGATGACTTCCTGGCAGCGGCGTTGGATTTCGGCGTTATCGCGTTGCACCGAGTCAAAGTCCAGATTCTCCGCGTTGCTGCCACTGCCCATGGAGGAGGCGGCGCCGCCGCCCAGTCCGATGCGCAAGGCCGGGCCCCCGAGCTGGATGATATGGGTGCCGGTGTGGATCGGCTTTTTCAGCACGTGCTGCCGCTTGATATTACCCAGGCCGCCCGCCACCATAATGGGCTTGTGATAGCCGCGGTCCCGCTCATTGTGGCGGTGTTCATACGTCCGGAAAATGCCGGTCAGCTGGGGCCGTCCGAATTCATTGCCAAACCGGGCACCACCCAGGGGGCCTTCGGTCATGATTTCCAGCGGGGTCGCGAGGCGGCCGGGGAATTCAGCGTGGTCTTTTTCCCAGGGCATCACAAAGCCGGGAATGCGCAGATTGGAGACGAAGAAGGCCGACAGGCCGGCTTTCGGGCGTCCGCCAATACCGGTGGCGCCCTCATCCCGGATTTCGCCCCCTACTCCCGTGGCCGCCCCGGGATAGGGTGAAATGGCCGTCGGATGATTATGGGTCTCGACCTTGATCAGGATATCGATCTGCTCGGGCAGTCCACCGTAGTGATTCGACCCGCTGGGATGGACTTCGTACCAATTGCCCGGGAAGCCTTCCATGACGGCCGAGTTGTCCTCGTAGGCCACCAACGTGCCCTGCGGGTGGAGCTGGTGGGTATTGCGGATCATGTCGAACAAGCTGGTGGTTTGCGGCTGGCCGTCAATAATCCAGTCGGCTTTGAAGATCTTGTGGCGGCAATGTTCGGAGTTCACCTGCCCGAACATGACCAGTTCCACATCCGTCGGGTTGCGTTTGATTTTGGA from bacterium includes:
- the rbfA gene encoding 30S ribosome-binding factor RbfA, whose product is MKTDRLIRINELLRREISVVLYRLIDQTEFDMSAMTVTHVIVSPDLHDARVLVSIRGHEHERRKILRQLQHLHSEVQTEVAKAVILKYTPRLTFVLDTSIEQGDRVLDILAKIPAPVESPADPELPGTTDPT
- the infB gene encoding translation initiation factor IF-2, whose protein sequence is MRVHELAKELGIHSKDLLDQLAAMGLPAKNHMSTLEADVVAKVKATATPVSAAPVAPVAPVTVAPAAPSTPAPKAVEPARPAPTAAPKPVPAPAPVVEKPAAPIPVAPVKVTPPAPAAEVPAEGSKVIILKGPIVVRDLAGFLGVRPNQLIAELMRLNVLASINEQIDIKDAARVAEKHGFTVEREKKVEHKPLVKKETEAEVIQQIKAVVKTHRPPVVTVLGHVDHGKTSLLDKIRNTTIAKGESGGITQHIGASTVQVGDKSITFLDTPGHAAFSAMRARGANMTDIAIIVVDAGDGLMPQTLEAIKHAQAADVPIIVAINKMDLPTANPDKVKKQLAGMNMTPEDWGGKTICCHVSAMTGAGVPELLEMILLQAEMMELKTNPNQPAKGFVIESQLESGMGPTANLLVTNGTLNVGDVILCGPHWGRVRALINDHGVKVKSADASTPVKCLGLSGVPDAGAAFEIIATDRAARTAAEECQAKNKLVQLTAPKRASLNTLFDQLKENKDRLEIKLLIKSDVQGSLEAIDFALKQINSDKVSIHTILGGVGTISANDVLLAAACDAIVVGFHVSLDENASKLAKKEGVEVRLHSIIYELIDQVREAMAGLLSPILREKMMGTAEVKQVFSMSKGGVIAGCMCMSGRITSRLKVRVKRKGSVLFEGSIDSLRRFQNDVSEVKESQECGIRLDNFTAFAEGDVLEFYEVERIAQTL
- the nusA gene encoding transcription termination factor NusA codes for the protein MNGELSSVLSYLEKERGIDRETLFLTVESALLSASRKSVGPAKNVRIHMDRKTCDIKAFATVLVVEKVDNPHDEITLQGARRVKPDAQLGDNVEIEVTPKNFGRIAAQTAKQAILQKIRQAERNIVFEEYRDRVNDIVSGTIRRFERNDIVVDLGRAEAILSAKERISTEMYQVGDQVRALVLSVQDNASGPSIMLSRSHPDFLRRLFQLEVAEIADNTVEIKGIAREAGFRTKIAVMSRDSKVDPVGACVGMRGVRVKNIVRELSGEKIDIVRFSDDIKTYVTNALSPAKLSKVEIDADKPRVIHVTTEADQLSLAIGKRGQNVRLSSKLTGWKIDVQKDEGNISFEEKVAKAVCDLAAIPGIGRANAEKLVQAGFLNIEGILAAEVADLEATGEFDQATAKTIYEAAAAAQPAVQENIE
- a CDS encoding RNA-binding protein, whose amino-acid sequence is MNIYVGNLPYQTTQDDLKVQFEQYGVVESVNIIQDRETGRSKGFGFVVMPDSAAAQNAIDSLNDKDAGGRKMKVNEARPRAEGGGGGGRREGGFESRERRW
- the bioF gene encoding 8-amino-7-oxononanoate synthase encodes the protein MRATETWISDELGSLRAGGLERTLVAYPNAGAAIRAGSALLLNFSSNDYLGLARNPVVLAAVEAAVRGYGAGATASRLVTGTLACHEELESQLAALKGYPDALVFGSGYAANMGLISALVGRDDHVFIDRLAHASLVDAAVLSRAHVHRFAHNDPDAFRKALHACAAGGKRLLVTESVFSMDGDVAPVAALTAVAGAAGAMVLVDEAHATGVFGPGGAGVIRQAGVESQVNCSMGTLSKALGGYGGFVACSGEMRRWLIHKARAFIYSTALPPAMVGAALGALECLRADPGMGRRLLDRAALFRVRLQEVGLDTGPSESQIIPVMVGDNDRALRLQRRLVEQGILAVAIRPPTVPKGTARLRLSVSLDHSPEVLSRVAGLIAEAAQREGVIS
- a CDS encoding methyltransferase domain-containing protein, with the protein product MISVARSFSRAAQTYERGASLHRHVAARLIETLPEPGGFGAGRILEVGCGSGVLTEPLRRRYPDASLCVIDVAEGMVAAVRERWGEDPRMDFVVADVREFLSPQPFDLIVSSSALHWATPLERTFGNLKRQLSLEGQCCAALMIDGTLGELHALRRRVAPGKIPAGRLPTGAEVLAAAKAAGLTVVTSTEECIQTHYHSADDFLSTLHAQGLTGGTVSRAAASLSRTELKRLRREYDVAFRDQGDGVYASFVVLYMQLIAS
- the purL gene encoding phosphoribosylformylglycinamidine synthase → MTIPHNLHIFKGGPVFSAFRSHQLTRDLAAELPACAITSIEAVAVTLVETTPQFTAELWPRVAALLDTDCRIPATTADGFFVTPRKGTLSPWASKAIDIFHNCGLAEVQRVERGILFHVRLKDGSYASLAKLKPALHLFHDRMTEGLYNDLSDIFSHIPPAALVTIDILGGGLPALQAANTTLGLALSDDEVQYLFSVYSKIKRNPTDVELVMFGQVNSEHCRHKIFKADWIIDGQPQTTSLFDMIRNTHQLHPQGTLVAYEDNSAVMEGFPGNWYEVHPSGSNHYGGLPEQIDILIKVETHNHPTAISPYPGAATGVGGEIRDEGATGIGGRPKAGLSAFFVSNLRIPGFVMPWEKDHAEFPGRLATPLEIMTEGPLGGARFGNEFGRPQLTGIFRTYEHRHNERDRGYHKPIMVAGGLGNIKRQHVLKKPIHTGTHIIQLGGPALRIGLGGGAASSMGSGSNAENLDFDSVQRDNAEIQRRCQEVINSCIALNEANPIVSIHDIGAGGLSNGCPELVSETGGRFELRKIHNEELSMSPMEIWCCEAQERYVLAVAPENLDGFMALCRRERCPAAVIGLATADKRLVLHDSHFKNNSIDIDLQVIFGKPPKMLRDVRHRPETHAELDLSGIDVSEAAERILRLPSVANKTFLITITDRSVTGMVTRDQMTGPYQTPIADAAVTAAMFDGYVGEAMSMGERTPIALLNAPASGRMAVGEALTNMAGALTGPIGNVKLSANWMCACGEAGEDAALFDTVRAVGLELCPALGISIPVGKDSLSMRTTWQDSKGKSEKQVAPLSLVVSAFSPVQDVRKTVTAELKPVADSVLILLDLGKGRNRLGASALAQVYNQVGATPPDLDCPADLVNFYAAMQELVQTNLLLAYHDRSDGGLFATLAEMAFGAHQGLRIQIDELGDEPLSILFSEELGAVIQVSDQNIAEVNEVLKRHDLGGLAFILGSPVADQSLTIQMSDANIYQGKVLGLKHIWSELTYEMQSRRDNAECAQQELDALKDEADPGLSFKLTYDPCQPFAIGGNRPKMAILREQGINGHIEMAAAFERAGFTSVDVHMTDLLSNRINLANFSGLVACGGFSYGDVLGAGAGWARSILFNERLRDMFQTFFQRPDSFTLGVCNGCQMVSLLKDIIPGAEAWPRFTRNKVEQFEARFATLEIQSSPSILLKGMAGSRIPIPVAHGEGFTNFERTGSAAEIVSRNLAALRFVDHYGRPTEIYPLNPNGSLGGLTGVTTLDGRVTIMMPHPERAFRSVQLSWKPQGLFKGEEGPWLRMFQNARSFVGA